One genomic region from Anaerotignum faecicola encodes:
- a CDS encoding ATP-binding cassette domain-containing protein, whose amino-acid sequence MSQPLLEVKNLKVSFHTYAGEVQAVRGVDFTLEAGKTMAIVGESGSGKTVTSKAVMGLIASPP is encoded by the coding sequence ATGAGTCAACCATTACTTGAGGTTAAAAATTTAAAGGTATCATTTCATACATATGCCGGGGAGGTACAGGCGGTCCGGGGCGTGGATTTTACGCTGGAGGCCGGAAAAACCATGGCGATCGTGGGGGAGTCCGGAAGCGGAAAAACGGTGACTTCCAAGGCGGTTATGGGGTTAATTGCTTCACCGCCGG